In the genome of Streptomyces sp. P3, the window TCCGTCGGTCCGCGGGCATTGCCATCCACGAGATCCCGCCCATGAGCAGGTAGCGGATCGCGTCGAGTATGTGGCGGTAGCGGTAGTCCCCGGGTTGCCCGTCTCTGTCCTGGGCCAAGCCAGAGTCGGCAGCAAAGGCCGGGACCTCTGCCTACTTCGCGCTCGGCATGTCCGGGATGCCGGCGCCTCCCAGCCGGATGATCAGCCACGTTGCCGTACGCGTGCGCAAGTAACACGACCCTGCAGACGGGTTGAAGTGAACGGGATCGGTTGCGTACGACAACGACAACAGGGCCTCCGTGAACCGCTCGGAAAGGGGTTGCACCCCCGAGCTGTCAAGAGGCCCTGTCTTCGTTCGCCTAGTACTCCAGCAGTACTTCGTGGCTTGACCTGGGGAAACGTCGAGCGGTGGGAGTGTAGCGGGCAGTTGGCCGTCACGAACTGCTTCTGCCCGCACACCCCTCGAAAGAGTGCCCACGACGGCAAGGTCGCCCAGGGTTCTGGGAAGTCTCGGGGTGTGATCACCGAACAGGCAGCCGAAACCTGGGACCGCGACCTGGACCACCTCTTCACCACTATTGGGCACCACTTCGGCCGCGTCGAACCACGGCGCCGCATGCGGGACTACGTCCGCGCACTGCTCGCCCCGGTGGCCCGCAAAAACAGCTGGCAACTCGCCGAACACGCAGGCCACGCCACCCCGGACGGACTGCAGCACCTGCTCTCCCGAGCCTGCTGGAACCCCGACGACATCCGCGACGACCTGCAGAGCTTCGTAGCCGAACACCTCGGCCGCCCCGACGGGGTACTGGTCATCGACGACACCGGGTTCCTGAAGAAGGGCACCACCTCCGCCGGCGTCCAAAGGCAGTATTCCGGCACCGCCGGCCGCACCGAGAACTGCCAGATCGGCGTCTTCGCCGCCTACGCCAGCACGGCCGGCCGCGCCCTGGTGGATCGGGAGCTGTACTTGCCGAAGTCCTGGACCGAGGACCGCGACCGCTGCCGCGCGGCCAAGGTCCCCGATCAGCGGGAGTTCGCCACCAAGAACAGCCTCGCGGCGACGCTCGTCAGCAGGGCGCTGGCCTCGCCGCTGCCGATCGCCTGGGTCACGGCGGACGCCGCTTACGGACAGGACAACCGCTTCCGCCTGATGCTGGAAACATCCGGCGTCGGGTATGTCCTGGCCGTCCCCAAGTCCCAGTTCTCCCTGGCCGGCCCGCGCATCGACAGAGTCTTCGAGCAGGCCCCCGACCAGGCATGGGAACGTCGTTCCTGCGGCGCGGGTGCGAAGGGGCAGCGCGAGTACGACTGGGCGGCCCTCCAGTTGCGCCCCGTGGCCGAGTACGACCATCAGGACGGCGTGTTGATCTGTCGGCGGTGGGCGCTGGCACGGCGCAGCCTGAGCCGGCCCGACGAGATCGCCTACTACCTCGCATACGCACCGCTGGACGTCGCAGTGGACGAACTGGTGCGGGTCGCCGGCGCCCGGTGGGCGATCGAGGAGTGTTTCCAGGCGGCGAAGAACGAGTGCGGCCTGGACGAGTACGAAGTCCGCCGCTACGTCGGCTGGTACCGGCACATCACCCTGGCCATGCTCGCCCACGCCTTCCTAGCGGCGATGAGCGCGCGAGCAGCCGAAAAGGGGGATCCGCCGGTGAGGATGCCGTGGTCATCGAGCTCACCGTGGCGGAAGTGCGGCGACTCCTGGCAGCTCACGCACCCCGAGACCTTCGCACCCACACCCATGCGTTGAGCTGGTCGCACTGGCGCCGACGACGCCAGGCGGTGGCCCGCCGCTGCCACTACCGCCGTCGTGGGCACTCTTTCGAGGGGTGTGCGGGCAGAAGCAGTTCGTGACGGCCAACTGCCCGCTACACTCCCACCGCTCGACGTTTCCCCAGGTCAAGCCACGAAGTACTGCTGGAGTACTAGTACTCCAGCCGTAGATCGTGATCTCGCCGGTAGAGACGGTGAACAGCACTGACTGGTAGGGCGCGAGTGGTTGTTAGCCGCTGATGCCTCTGTCCGCAAGAAGGTCCTTGATGCGTGCGTCAACCTGTTGGCGGTCGTAGCCCCGCCACACGATCTTGAACGGCGGCGGGCCGACCGGCGAGTCGACTTCAGACAGGACTTTGAGATAGCGGTCGACCTGATGGCGGTCGTAGCCCCGCCGCGTCAGATCGAAGCCACGGAACTCGGACGATGTCGACACTTCGCACCCCACTCCAACCCGGTAGGAAGACGGGTGCAGCCAGCGTTGATCATCGATGTGTGAAGACTGAAGATCATGCGGTGGCCGCGGGGCACAGCGTAGACCCTGCCCGGTGGCAGGCGGCATTCGAGGGCCTGATGGGCCGGATCGCAGGCCGGTTCGTCAGGGTTGAACCGCGGCGCCGGATAGCGCGGTTGGTACTTGGGCTGCTTTCGGACCTGCCGCGCAAGAACTGCTGGACGATCGCCGAGTGGGCCGGGGAAGCCACTCCGGACGGCATGCAGCACCTGCTCGGCCGGGCCAGGTGGGAGGCCGAAGCCGTCCGCGACGACGTGCGTGAGTATGTGCTCGAACACCTACACGACGAGGATGCGGTCCTGGTGGTCGACGAGACCGGGGATGTCAAGAAGGGCACACACACCGTCGGTGTCCAGCGCCAGTACACCGGCACCGTCGGCAGAATCGAAAACGCACAGGTCGCGGTCTACCTCGTCTATGCGGGCCACCGTGGACACGCGGCGGTGGACGGCGAGCTGTACGTCCCGCGCTCGTGGACTGCTGATCCGGAACGCTGCAGGGCCGCGGGCCTGAGCCAGGACACTGTCTTCGCAACCAAGCCGGAGCTGGCCACCCGCATGATTGGCCGGTTCCTCAACGCGGGGCACCGCGCGAGCTGGGTCGCCGGCGACGAGGTCTACGGCGGCAACCCGAAGCTTCGGTCCGCGCTGGAACAGTACGGGGTCGGCTACGTGCTTGCCGTCGCCTGCTCGGCCGAAGTCATCACCAGTGCAGGCAGGTTCCGCGCGGATGCCCTGGCCGCGAAGGTGCCGAAGCGGGCCTGGCCGAACCCCGCCCCGGCAGTCACCAGCTGCTGATCCGCCGTAACCGCACCACAGGCGAACTCGCCTACTACCGCCGCTGGTCCCTCGCCCCGGTGCCCCTGACCACTGTGGTCCGCGTGGCTGGGGCGAGATGGCAGGTGGAGGAGACCTTCCAGTCCGGAAAGGGTCTGGCCGGACTGGACGAGCACCAGGTCCGCCGCTACCCCTCCTGGGCCCGCTGGGTCACCCTCGCGATGCTCGCCCACGCCTTCCTCGCCGTCGTCCGCGCCGATGAACACACCCGCCAGTCCATCCCCGACGACCTGGTCCCGCTGTCCTGCAACGAGATCCAGCACCTGTTCATCGCGCTCGTCGTCCAGCCGCTGTCCACCGTGACTCACCGCCTCAGCTGGTCCGAGTGGAGACGACGTCATCAAGCCCGATCACGCGTCAGTCACTATCGGCGACAAGCCGCAGTTCAGATGTGACTGAGCATGTCAGTCGGCCGCGCGGCAACGACGCATTCGCGTTGCAGGGGGCCGGGGCCGGGCCGGGCCCGATCGCGATCGGTACGCTTCCCGCGGAGGTGGGGATGTTCGATGCAGTGATGTTCGGTGCTGGTGGTCTCATCTGCATGACTTTTGGCGTGTGGTTCGTCGGGCGACAGCACCGCAGGCGCGCCAGCACCCGTGCGGGATGGGGCGCCATGGCGATCGGGTTGGGGCAGTTCTTTCGCGCAGCCAGTTCCTTGTCTGGGAGCCAGCAGCCGCTCGGCTTCATCCTCACCGTCTGCTTTGCAGCGTTCAGCCTTGGCGGCTTCATTCTGGTCATGCGCGACCGCGACACCCTCCGCCGCGGTAGCCGCAAGCTGCCTCCGCTGGGCCCGTGATGGGTGGCTGAAGCGCCACAAAGTGGCCAGCTGAGGTGCGCGGTGTCCAACTATGGCGCTCAGCCACCTCAGACATGAAGGTCACGATCTACGGCTGGAGTACTAGGGCTGACGGATTACCCGACCAGGGATTCCGTTCACTCGCGGATTTCGAGATCAGTTGAGCTACGGCTACTCACTGCAGTGGAGTTGCGCGTCGATTTGTTTGGCGGTCATGGGACCGTCGCGGGTCCAATACTTGCCCGGTTCCACTTTCGCGCTCTCGATCGTACGCAGGGCGAAGACGTCGTCGCGACCATCGCCCGTCGGATTCGTGTAGCTCACTCCGTTGTTGGGCGGAATAGAGGACTTGCTGGGTTTTTCTGAGTGCTTCGCGAAGCCCTCTCCGGACCAAAGCGTGATGAGACCCTTCCGGGTGGATGTCGAGTTCGGTCCTGAGGCGGACCACACGACGCGCGGGATTCTCGTGCTTGACATCGTCGAAGTCGTAGACCTCAACGCGCCTGATTTCATCCGTGGGGCACATGGGTATCTTGACGAAGATCGCGTCGCCCTCGACCCGTGCCCCGAACTCCGGCGGGTCGGCTGGATCCGATGGAAACATGCCGCAGCCGGATGCTCCCAACAGTGCGATCACGGTCAGGAGACCTGACAAGATGTCCTGCTGCCGCGTGGAACGAATCACCGGTAGCACTGTTTGTATCCTCCCTGTCCCCAGTCGGCCAACCGCTCCCACCGGTTGCGGCAGGGATTACTGCCAGCTCGCAAGTAGCGGATGCCGAAACCAAGACCATAGCGCAGCCATTGGGACCTGTGCCTCTTCTCGTGAGCAATCCGGTCCCTTGAGAGGAAGTCGGAATTATTCGACGTGAAATAGGTGGTTCCGAGTGTTGTGCCACCGCGCGCGTGCAGACCCCATCCGTCGACGCACGTTCTCATGCCGTAGCGGTAGCTGCACTTGTAGCCCATGAGGCGGCCGGCGCCTGCTAGCCCGGGTGTAGGAGCCGGAGGCCAGGGCGCTGCCGTCGTTGCCCGCGGGCACCTGGTCGGAAGGGAAGACCGCGGTGGCGTCAGTGGGAATGTCGGTCTGCCCCCATGAGGCAAGGGTCGAAGTGCCGAGGTCCTCCGGCGCGGTGGAACCGGTCAGCGGCACGCCGTAGACGATGCTGGTGGCGGCCGTGCCGTTGGTCTGGCTGGCGCTGCCCGGAGTGAGCGTCGGGCGGGATGCCTTCAGCAGCATGCCGGCTCCGGCGGCAGGGTTGGATCCTGCCTGTCCGTAGGTGAACGTCCACGGCAGCTGTCCGGCCGGGGCCAAGGTGGTGACGCGACCGGCGTCGTCGTAGGTGTAGGCGGTCTTCAGCGCGGGGCTGACACGGGGGTCCCACTGCTCACGCAGCCGGCCACTGGCGTCGTAGGCGTAGGACGCAATGGTCTGCACCGTGGACAAAGAGGCCCCGGGCGCGGTCGACCACAGTTTGATCGCCGAGACCTGGTCCACGCATCGGGATGCCCATGTGGCCGCTGTGCTCTCCCTGGTGGGGGAAGTGATCGGCACCGAGGAGTTCCCAGCCAGTGCGGCTGGATACCGTCCTGCTGGGGTGGGCCAGGACGTCGGGTACGGTGCGCCGGGCCGGAGTGGAAGGTACCGGTTCCTTCGGGGCTGCCCTGTCCCGCTACCTGCTGGCCCAGGGCGTGGACGCTTTCGATGTCAATCGGTTTGACCGGGCCGACCGCCGTCGGCGCGGCAAGTCCGACCCGCTCGATGCCGAGAACGCGGCCCGGGCGGTGCTGAGCGGGCGGGCGCGCGCCCAGGCCAAGAGGGGCGACGGGCCGGTGGAGATCGCCCGGAGGTACAAACTGGCCAAGGACTCGGCGGTCAAGGCCCGCACGCAGGCGATCAACCAATTAAGGCCGTCCTCATCCGTGCCGATCCGCAGCTGAGAGAGGAACTTGCCGGGCTGGGCAACGCAAAACTCTTCCGCACCTGCGCCGGGCTCGTCGACGACAACTGAACCAAGATGCCGGCGAGAGGGCGGTGCTCCACGCCACCCACGTCACCCTGGGTCTCCTGGCCCGGCACATCAGGCAGCTCAGCGACGAGGTCCAGGACTTGGAAGGCCGCCTGACCCGGCTGGTTGAGCGCCACGCTCCGCAACTGCTCGAGGTGGTGGGCATCGGTCCAGACACGGCCGTCACTGTGCTGATCACGGTGGCAGGCGAGGCCGGCGCCCGCCCCGCGCCGGCCAGTGCCGGCCCCGCTCGCTCACCCGGGTGCCCCGGGCTGGTCCTTGGCCCACCACAGGAACGCGGCGGAGTGCTGCTGGTTGGCGAATCCCTCGCCGACGAGTTCGCGCAGGAGGCCGTTGCTCCAGAAGACGAGACGGCCGAGCGTCCAGTTCACCGACTCCGGCGCCGGCAGATCCAGCCCGTACACCATCCGCGCGATCTCGCGCTTGCCGCCCGCCTCCGTCGTGTACTTGAGGACGGACAGGAACCTGTCCGGCTCCATGACGCAGAGAACCTTTGTGAGGAGGGCTTCCTTGAAGCCCGTCATGGCGAACGACCAGGTGCCGTCGAGGAGTTGCTGCAGCCGGTCCTCGGGCGGTGCGTCGTCGGGGCCGTAGAGAAGGTGCTCGATCGTCCGGCGAGTCGACTCCGCGGCATCGGCGTCACCCATGGCGTTCCAGGCGGCGTTGAACATGGACTGGTTGCCGGGGTGGGCTCCGACGTCGGAGTTGGCGAAGTCCTTGAGTGCCTTGGGGCCGCCGGTGCGCAGTCCCTCGCGCGAGAAGATCTGCTGGTACTTCTCCCAGTAGGCCGCCACCTCGGGGTCGAGGCCCGGTCTGGTGGCGAGGAACTGAGCCTTGAGCCGGTTCGCGCGTTCCAGTACGCCGGGCTCGACGTCCTCGGACTTCGGGAATCGGGCCTTGAGGTCACTGATGGAGCGGGAGGGCTGCTTCTTCGGGTCGGTCGGTTCCCCGTGCTCCCACGCGAAGCCGCACCGGTGCCGGACGCGCCGACGCCCGCCCTCCAGGTTCTGTACCACCTCGATGTCCTCGTCGTCGCTGCACAACGGGCACATGGCCAACCCCATGGTGATCCCCTCCGGCCGTCGTAAGGCGTCGCGTGCGACCGCCCGGCGCGGGCTCGGCCACTCGTTCAGCCCGCGCGACGCCACCGGTAGTCGTTGCCCGCACCGTACCGGCACTGCATACGGGTTCCGGCACCGGTGTAGCCGTACGCTCCGGGATCACCGCACCAGGAACCAGGACGCACCCCTTGCCCGGAGCCTCCGTCCCGGGCTTCGGGAGCGGCGGTCTCGGATCCATCGTCGTACCGGTCGGTCGCCGTGGCTTCGGATCCGAGTGCGCCCGTTGGGCATCCGTCGTCGGGGCTCGCTATTTCCATCGTGACCAGCCAGCCCGGCTCGTCGAAGGTGCCGCTGGTCAAATCCGCGGTGCACACCGTCCACTCGTCGCGATGCGGATCGCCGCTGTACGCGAACGTCAGTGGAAGTCCGGTCCCATGCTCCAGGACGCTGATCTCGCCGCAGCCCGACCTGTCCTCCATCACATCCCGCGCCTCGCCCCATGTACTGCCTTCGAGGCCGGACAACGAGAACGCGTCGCGAAGCGCGCCTTCCGGCGGGACGGACGAACTCCCCGCGGCCTCCGCCGACGACTGCGTGCTTTCCGCTCCGCTGATGGACACGATCGCCAGTGTCCCGAGGACGAGTACGAGAACCGCAGCGAGCAGGGTCTGCAGCAGCGCACTGTCACGAAGCGAACCGAGGGCCCGGAGCGTCGGTACAGCCCACCAGGGCTTGTCGGCCTGGCTGGCTCTGCCCGGCGAGCCTTCTCCGGCATGGGCTTCGGGCTTTTCACGGCCGACCGGATGGGCGTGGTGGAGCCGTCCGCGTTCCTGTTCGTTTTCCCGTTGCCGGTCCCGCTCCCGGTCTTCGGGAGTACGCCACCGTTGACTGATCCCGCCGGGCAGTTCCTTGCGCACGCTCGACGGTGGGTGCCCGGTCGCGCGTGTGTGTCTGCGCACCGCCGCAGCCGTGGTCTCGTCCTCGGACTGAGGCACTTCGCCACCGCACGCCTCACACGCCCATGCATCCACCCGGAGCCCCCCTTGCCGTCCCGGCGCGGCTCATCTTCACACGCGCCGGTTGGCACCCGCCATGCCGGGCGGCGGGGCGTACGGTCATAGGGCGCCAGGAGGATCGAGGGCGTCAGGAGGATCGGGGAGGGCACGGGAACCCGCTGGACGGCGTTGTTGGCGAACCCGCCCAGGTTCCAGGGCTGTTCCAGCGTGTGTTGCCGAGACCGTCTCGGCCGTCCTGCTGCTGGCCGTGCTGGCCGTGCTGGCCTTCGCCGTAGTCCGGCCGCGAGGCTGGGCGGAAGCGGCGGGCGCCGTCCCCGTGGCGACCCTCGCCATGGCGGTGGGCCCCGTCCTCGTCCCGGACCAGCTCTGCGCCGACGAGGGCCTGTTCGAGACGGCCGGCACCACCGTCGCCCGCCGGTGCGGCTCCGGTGGAGCAGCGCGTTGACGATCTTCCGTTTCCCGTACCGGCCCTCGTGCGAGGCGCGGGTGCTGATCCACGAGCAAGCCAGGCACAGCCCGCAGTGTGCGGCGGTCAGGTCTAGCCGTGCGGTCGGAGCACCCCAAGGAGCTGGTAGAAGTCGTAGGCCAGGTAGAAGTGCCCATATGCCGCGATGCCCAGCAGGGCCGCGGGGAAGAGGGCGAGGCATCCGCCGTTGCGGTAAGGGCTACCTGAGCGGTCGGCCAGCCACTCCGCGCAGGTCAGGTACGTGAAGGCCGCGAGGACCACGGGCGCCAGCACCGCCACGGCGATGGCCAGTACGGAGGCGACGACCTTCACCACGACCGCCAGGCCGCTGGTGCCGGCCGAACCCGTTGCCGGCGGCAGGTCGAGCCAGGTGGTGAAGAAGAAGGAATCCGCCATGACGGCCGACAGTACGGATGTCACCACGACCGCGGGGTAGTCGCCTACGCCGACCGGGGGCCGCCCGCCGTCGCTGGTGGGGGGCTGTGGCGCGTCCGCGTGCCGCTGCGGCCCGCTGGTGCGGTGCGCCACACCGCCGCGCAGGTGGTTCAAGAACCAGTCGTCGATGAAGAGGCCGATGACGGACACTATGAAACTGCTCTGCCCCAGCGTGGTGTTGCGGAACTTCCAGAAGATGTAGAAGCAGGCGAGGGCGAACAGGACTTTGATCGCGTTGCGCATGACTCCGGCTCTCGTGATGCGACCGGCCCGGTGGCCTGCCTGATCTGGACCTGCCGCCGTGGGCCCGCGCGGCTGACGGGGGAACGTGGGTACCGGCCGGTCAGCCCGCAGTGTCGCGAGGACGAACCGGCAGCCGGCCGGGCGGCGTCGACCCGGCCTGCTGCCGGTTCGTTCAGCCCCGGTCGAACTCGCCCTTCTCGATGAGGCCCACGACCACCGACTGGAACGTCCCCCACTGCTCGACGAGGCCGTTGCACATCGCGATGCCGCTCGACCCGAAGTACGTCAGCCCGTCGAAGAACATCTCGAAGCGGAAGTCCGGCCTGGCGTAGAGCGCCTCGCGCATCTGCGCCATCTGTCCGGCGTCCAGTCCCGGCAGCGCACCGGCGTAAGCGTCCATCTGGCCCGCCAGCATCCTGTCGATCGCCGCCAGCACCTTCTCCACGTCCACACCGCCCGGCCGGTCCGCCTGCTTGGCCGCTTCGACGGCGAACGCCAGCACGTCGGGCGCATCGGCTGCGAGGGGGCTCTGCTTCACCAGCGGGCCGGTGGACCAGTCCCGTACTGCCGAGGACCGCTTGGACTTGCTTCCGAAGAACCCCACCATGATCTCCTTGGTTCCGTTCTGCTGTGAAAAGCCGTGCGTACCGAGTCGGGGCAGGCGGCCGGTCGCGGAGAGCCGCTGCGGACGCCCGGTGGCCGACCGCGGGCCTGTCAGCCGTCGATGATCTTGCGTGCGCGGTTTCCGCGCTCACCGGCCTCCCGGTACAGGCGTTTGAGCATGTCCAGTTCCTGCTGGTTGAGCTTGCCCCCGAACTCCGCCTTGCGGAGCACCCGTTCGTATTCCTCAGCCGTGGCCACGGCCACCTCCCGTTCTCCTTCGGGTCCCTGCGGACCGGGCGGCGCAATGGCCGTCCCGGTCAGGACCGCCTGGGCCGACCGCGGTACGGTCCGGTCTTCGTACCTGTCACCGACGGGCGGCCATCCCCCGAACGGCCGCCCGTCGTACGGTCATCCTGCCGCCGGGGCACCGATCGCGCTGTCCCCATCGATGGGGACAGCGGTAGGCGGGGCTACGACGCCGGCTGCGTGGGTGGAGACCTCGACCCAGGTGGATTCCGTACCGTCCTCAACGACCGCGGAGGTCCCCGTCAGGGCCTTGCGCAGGGCGGCGGCCCGTGCCGGATCTCCCGGCAGCGTCACCAGGCTGACCAGGAGCGCGCTCGGCCGGGGTTCCACGCTGAGGATCAGGTCACTCGGGGCGGGGCCCGTGCCCAGCGCGCAGGTGAGCAGGCGACGCAGCAGATCCGGCGGGGGCGGATGGTCGGCGTCCGACTGGATGGTCACCACACAGCCCTCGGCACGCGCCGCACCCAGAAGTTCACGGGTGGAGCGGCCGAGCGCACCGGGCAGGTGCAGCTCGTCGCGGACGGCCAGATCCAGCATCCGCGCCCGGACCCGGATCTGCGACGCCTGCGGGGAGAGATCACCGGAGGCGGTACGGCGCAGGAAGGAAAGGATCTCCTCGTCGAGGTCGGCCAGGCGTCTGCGGTGCACCGCCTCGCGGGCCTGCCGGGCGGACTCCACAGCGGCCGAGGCCGCCCGCTCGGCGTTGGCTCGCATCACCGCCGCGCCCAGCCGGGCCACGGTCTGCCCGATGGCCAGCCCCATGCCCACACCCAGCGCCGGGGCGAACAACGCCGGCACGGCCTTCGCCACGCTCTCGCCCCATGAGTCGGCGAACGGCGGCCCGGCAAGCAGCACCAGGACGACCCCCGCCTGTTCCAGTACCAGGGCCAGCAGGGCTTCCCAGGGCGGCCGGACGATCACCAGCACGGTCAGCAGCGGGGTGACCGCGCCGATCGGCCAGGAGGTGTCATCGGCGATGCCCGACGTGGGGATCACAAGGAAGCTGCCGACCGCCCCGCCGACGGCGAAGGCGCTCGCGGCGGCGGCCGCGCGCCCCCCGATCGCCGTCCGGGCGCGCAACAGCAACGCCACCGTCACCGCGGCCAGCAGCACATACCACACCATCAGCCAGCTCACCCGTGGGGACCGAACGGTGTGGATCGCGGCGACAACCCCGGTGGCGAGCAGATAGGGGACACAGACCGCGGCCAGCGGCCGGCGGACGTCCCCGACCGCGGCGCGGATGCTCGCCATCCGGTCCGGGGTTTCTGCGGCAGCCCCGCGGAACTCGCCCGTGCGTACCGCCCGCGCCCGCTGCCAGACCAGCCGTACGGTGGTGCCGTCGCCGGGGGAGCTGTGCACCTCCGCGGTGCCTGCCACGTCGGCCATCCGCCGCAGCACCGATCTGCGCAGTCCCACCGAGGACACCTGCACCCCGGCCGGGGAAAACCCCACCCCGTCGTCGGCGACGGAGAGCACGAAGCCGTGCTCGTCCCCGCGCAGCCGCACCTTCAGCGCCTGCGCCTCGGCGTGCCGGACCGCGTTGCGCACCGCCTCGGCCGCCGCACCCAGGGCGGCCTCGGCCACCTCGGCGGGCACCGGGACGGCACCCGAGACCTCGACGCTCAGGGGCGGCCCGCCTCCGGCGGTGAGCCTGGTGAGCAGGGCCGCGAGGTCGGCGGCCTGCCCTGGTGCGGCAGGCACCCGCAGCAGCGCGTCCACGGCACTGCGGCATGCCTGCCTCACCTGCGTCGTGGCGATCCCTGGCATGCTGACCGCCCGCAGCGCGGAACTCACCTCGTCGTGCAGCAGGTCCTGGAAGCGATGGTGCGCCTCCCGGCGGGCCTGCGCGCGTGCGGCCGTGGCGCCTGCCGTCAGTGCCTGTTCCTGTGCGGCGTCGGCACGGGCTCCGGCGGTGCGCAGCAGTGGGCCCAGCACCGCGGCCGCCACCGCGGCGGCCAGCACCGGCCAGGTGCCCTGCACCGCGGCAGCCGGACCGTCCATCGGCCAACTCGCCGCGATCTGCGCGCCGATGACCGCCAAGGACACCGGCCACGCGAGTCGGCGCGGTC includes:
- a CDS encoding IS701 family transposase, which codes for MDHLFTTIGHHFGRVEPRRRMRDYVRALLAPVARKNSWQLAEHAGHATPDGLQHLLSRACWNPDDIRDDLQSFVAEHLGRPDGVLVIDDTGFLKKGTTSAGVQRQYSGTAGRTENCQIGVFAAYASTAGRALVDRELYLPKSWTEDRDRCRAAKVPDQREFATKNSLAATLVSRALASPLPIAWVTADAAYGQDNRFRLMLETSGVGYVLAVPKSQFSLAGPRIDRVFEQAPDQAWERRSCGAGAKGQREYDWAALQLRPVAEYDHQDGVLICRRWALARRSLSRPDEIAYYLAYAPLDVAVDELVRVAGARWAIEECFQAAKNECGLDEYEVRRYVGWYRHITLAMLAHAFLAAMSARAAEKGDPPVRMPWSSSSPWRKCGDSWQLTHPETFAPTPMR
- a CDS encoding RHS repeat domain-containing protein, whose product is MDQVSAIKLWSTAPGASLSTVQTIASYAYDASGRLREQWDPRVSPALKTAYTYDDAGRVTTLAPAGQLPWTFTYGQAGSNPAAGAGMLLKASRPTLTPGSASQTNGTAATSIVYGVPLTGSTAPEDLGTSTLASWGQTDIPTDATAVFPSDQVPAGNDGSALASGSYTRASRRRPPHGLQVQLPLRHENVRRRMGSARARWHNTRNHLFHVE
- a CDS encoding IS110 family transposase, which produces MRLDTVLLGWARTSGTVRRAGVEGTGSFGAALSRYLLAQGVDAFDVNRFDRADRRRRGKSDPLDAENAARAVLSGRARAQAKRGDGPVEIARRYKLAKDSAVKARTQAINQLRPSSSVPIRS
- a CDS encoding ATP-binding protein, whose amino-acid sequence is MAAVTALFAVSWSMLLVSSGGRLAPAVLATAVVFTALAAALTVRGALVLLGRHDVWAAVGVSLVTEAVFAVERPSLIVVGLRCEPTAATVLVAIGFGPRRLAWPVSLAVIGAQIAASWPMDGPAAAVQGTWPVLAAAVAAAVLGPLLRTAGARADAAQEQALTAGATAARAQARREAHHRFQDLLHDEVSSALRAVSMPGIATTQVRQACRSAVDALLRVPAAPGQAADLAALLTRLTAGGGPPLSVEVSGAVPVPAEVAEAALGAAAEAVRNAVRHAEAQALKVRLRGDEHGFVLSVADDGVGFSPAGVQVSSVGLRRSVLRRMADVAGTAEVHSSPGDGTTVRLVWQRARAVRTGEFRGAAAETPDRMASIRAAVGDVRRPLAAVCVPYLLATGVVAAIHTVRSPRVSWLMVWYVLLAAVTVALLLRARTAIGGRAAAAASAFAVGGAVGSFLVIPTSGIADDTSWPIGAVTPLLTVLVIVRPPWEALLALVLEQAGVVLVLLAGPPFADSWGESVAKAVPALFAPALGVGMGLAIGQTVARLGAAVMRANAERAASAAVESARQAREAVHRRRLADLDEEILSFLRRTASGDLSPQASQIRVRARMLDLAVRDELHLPGALGRSTRELLGAARAEGCVVTIQSDADHPPPPDLLRRLLTCALGTGPAPSDLILSVEPRPSALLVSLVTLPGDPARAAALRKALTGTSAVVEDGTESTWVEVSTHAAGVVAPPTAVPIDGDSAIGAPAAG